The following proteins are co-located in the Malus sylvestris chromosome 13, drMalSylv7.2, whole genome shotgun sequence genome:
- the LOC126595534 gene encoding uncharacterized protein LOC126595534: MIDQERPAGTPPHGILLAVVVVAVIMVPYFLGDQGEAITEAISELLSPLGLLLLPIILLLTIQFLSSDSGSFVSSLFSTGEPDTIHRVSGSPVGVALFLVLVIFLLYNRVSIFGGGDDGDD; this comes from the coding sequence atgatagATCAAGAGAGGCCAGCCGGAACTCCCCCCCACGGGATTCTGCTAGCGGTGGTGGTCGTGGCGGTGATCATGGTGCCGTACTTTCTAGGTGACCAAGGCGAGGCCATAACGGAAGCCATCTCCGAGCTTTTGAGCCCGCTGGGTCTTCTCCTTCTCCCCATTATTCTCCTACTCACCATTCAGTTTCTGTCATCGGACAGCGGCTCATTCGTCTCCTCCTTGTTCTCGACCGGGGAGCCCGACACCATCCACAGAGTCAGTGGCTCCCCGGTTGGGGTTGCATTGTTTCTCGTCCTTGTCATATTCCTTCTTTACAATAGGGTTTCGATCTTTGGCGGCGGCGACGACGGGGATGATTAG
- the LOC126595254 gene encoding uncharacterized protein LOC126595254, whose translation MEGSSKPFQFHGCWEICKGWVLFEDPPQHRVDPLEAASPSVDMNEDGSPTIQQTRVENPTPSEISLPRAMGRNKARRLREKGKANADYAAQHEVAASFRLLAEQNAREAEERKCRHEERAKQIQEEMDDKNMERNTSDYTPMSKAYFDRKKTEIMARRL comes from the exons atggagggcagctcaaaaccctttcagtttcacggttgttgggaaatttgtaaagggtgggtgttatttgaagatccacctcaacatagagtGGATCCTTTGGAAGCTGCATCCCCATCTGtagatatgaatgaagatggatctcctaccattcaacaaacaagggtagaaaatccaACTCCGTCCGAAATTTCTttacctagggctatgggacgaaacaaggcccgaaggttgagggaaaagggcaaggcaaatgctgattacgccgctcaacatgaagtggcggCCTCATTTCGATTACtggcggagcaaaatgcccGTGAGGCGGAAGAAAGGAAGTGTAGACATGAAGAGcgagccaaacaaatacaagaagagatggatgataagaatatggaaaggaacacttcggattacactccaatgagtaaggcctattttgataggaaaaaaacaGAAATTATGGCTCGGCG GTTATAA
- the LOC126597178 gene encoding chaperone protein dnaJ 49-like, with amino-acid sequence MEGNKDEALRCVRIAEEAIASGNKGRALKFIKIAQRLNQNLQVDALLVKCEAINSGSSASSVDEKGASEIRKGAGVEKLDRGLNGEVSYTEEHIQLVRKIKRYKDYYAILGVEKTCSGEDIRKAYRKLSLKVHPDKNKAPGSEEAFKIVSKAFKCLSDGDSRRQYDQTGLVDEFEYNQQHNNMRRRRRGGNDFFDDDFDPDEIFRAFFGQSDMFRTGRVYRTSRPAGHQREESQGGGPNIMLLVQILPFLVIVLLAYLPFSEPVYSLQKNYNYQIPKTTEKYGVEFFVKSQAFDESYPVGSVARDNIENSVIKDYKNVLVHYCRVELQRRHWSKNLPTPHCDKLNKLGVA; translated from the coding sequence TGTGTTCGAATTGCCGAAGAAGCAATTGCTTCCGGCAACAAAGGGCGTGCGTTGAAATTTATTAAGATAGCACAACGGCTTAATCAGAATTTGCAAGTTGATGCACTTTTGGTTAAGTGTGAGGCGATTAATTCGGGGTCTTCCGCATCTTCTGTTGATGAGAAGGGTGCTAGTGAGATTAGGAAGGGGGCCGGTGTGGAAAAGTTGGACCGCGGTTTGAATGGGGAGGTTAGTTATACCGAAGAGCATATTCAATTGGTTAGGAAGATTAAGAGATACAAAGACTATTATGCAATTCTTGGCGTGGAGAAGACTTGCTCGGGTGAGGACATTAGGAAGGCTTATAGGAAATTGTCACTGAAAGTTCATCCTGATAAGAACAAGGCTCCTGGTTCAGAAGAGGCTTTTAAGATAGTGAGCAAGGCTTTCAAGTGTTTGAGTGATGGAGATTCGAGGAGGCAGTATGATCAGACTGGACTGGTTGATGAATTTGAGTACAACCAGCAGCACAATAatatgaggaggaggaggagaggtgGGAATGActtttttgatgatgattttgaccCCGATGAGATATTCAGGGCGTTCTTTGGTCAATCAGACATGTTTCGGACAGGTCGTGTTTATAGGACTAGTAGACCAGCTGGCCATCAGAGGGAGGAGTCTCAGGGAGGGGGACCTAACATCATGCTTCTTGTTCAAATATTACCATTCTTGGTAATTGTGTTGTTAGCATATCTGCCCTTCTCGGAGCCTGTCTATTCGTTGCAGAAGAATTACAACTACCAGATTCCCAAGACGACAGAGAAATATGGAGTGGAATTTTTTGTTAAATCGCAAGCATTTGATGAGAGTTATCCTGTTGGAAGTGTTGCTCGAGATAACATAGAGAACAGCGTTATCAAGGATTACAAAAATGTGCTTGTACACTACTGTCGGGTTGAGCTTCAAAGGCGTCACTGGAGTAAGAATCTACCTACTCCTCACTGCGACAAATTGAATAAGCTTGGAGTAGCATGA